One Cucurbita pepo mitochondrion, complete genome DNA segment encodes these proteins:
- the atp6 gene encoding ATPase subunit 6 (predicted C to U RNA editing creates start codon), with product MITPNSPLEQFAILPLIPMNIGNFYFSFTNSSFFMLLTLSLVLLLVYFVTKNGGGNLVPNAWQSLVELIYDFVLNLVNEQIGGLSGSGNVKQKFFPCILVTLTFLLFCNLQGMIPYSFTVTSHFLITLGLSFSLFIGITIVGFQRNGLHFLSFLLPAGVPLPLAPFLVLLELISYCFRALSLGIRLFANMMAGHSLVKILSGFAWTMLCMNNLFYFIGDLGPLFIVLALTGLELGVAILQAYVFTISICIYLNDATNLHQ from the coding sequence ACGATTACGCCCAACAGCCCACTTGAGCAATTTGCCATTCTCCCATTGATTCCTATGAATATAGGAAACTTTTATTTCTCATTCACAAATCCCTCTTTCTTTATGCTGCTAACTCTCAGTTTGGTCCTACTTCTGGTTTATTTTGTTACTAAAAACGGAGGAGGAAACTCAGTACCAAATGCTTGGCAATCCTTGGTAGAGCTTATTTATGATTTCGTGTCGAACCTGGTAAACGAACAAATAGGCGGTCTTTCCGGATCCGGAAATGTGAAACAAAAGTTTTTCCCTCGCATCTCGGTCACTTTGACTTTTTCGTTATTTCGTAATCCCCAGGGTATGATACCTTATAGCTTCACAGTTACAAGTCATTTTCTCATTACTTTGGGTCTCTCATTTTCTCTTTTTATTGGTATTACTATAGTGGGATTTCAAAGAAATGGGCTTCATTTTTTAAGTTTCTCATTACCCGCTGGAGTCCCACTGCCATTAGCACCTTTTTTAGTACTCCTTGAGCTAATCCCTCATTGTTTTCGCGCATTAAGCTCAGGAATACGGTTATTTGCTAATATGATGGCCGGTCATAGTTCAGTAAAGATTTTAAGTGGGTCCGCTTGGACTATGCTATGTATGAATAATCTTTTCTATTTCATAGGGGATCCTGGTCCTTTATTTATAGTTCTTGCATTAACCGGTTTGGAATTAGGTGTAGCTATATCACAAGCTCATGTTTCTACGATCTCAATCTGTATTTACTTGAATGATGCTACAAATCTCCATCAA